From Granulimonas faecalis:
TCGAGAAGGCCACGGGCGTCAAGACCACGGTCATCCGCCCGCCCTACGGCGACTTCAAGGAGCGCACCTGGCTGGAGAGCGGCGGGCTCATGAGCCTCTCGGTGCTCTGGAACCAGGACTCCCTCGACTGGAAGCGGCCCGGCGCCTCCACCATCGTGGACAACTCGCTGGTCAACATCACGCCGGGGTCCATCATCCTCATGCACGACGGCGGCGGGAACCGCGACCAGGACGTGGAGGCCCTGCCCACCATCATCCAGCGCCTCCAGGCCGACGGCTACAAGCTCGTGACCGTCGACGAGCTCCTGGCCAGCGACCCCAACGTGCCCGAGGACATTGCCACCGGCGACGCCACGGTGCCCGAGGGCTGCGTGTGGCCCACCGAGCTCGGCGACGCCTAGGGGCCCCGTGGGTATCGCTCAGCGCATAGAGGCGAGCATCGACGCCGCCTCGTGCATGCACCTGCTCGACCGCGAGCCGCGGGAGCAGGCGGCCGACTGGTGCTACCGGGTGCTGCTCCACAACATCCAGATGCTGTACATGCCGCCGGGCTCCATCCTGCGGGAACCGGACCTCGCCGCGCGCATGGGGGTCTCCCGGACGCCGGTGCACGAGGCGGTCAAGCGGCTCGTCGAGGCGCACCTGGTCTTCGTGGCGCCCAAGCGGGCCACGTTCGTCTCCCTCATCGACATGGACGTCCACGCCCAGGGGCGCTTCGCCCGCACGGCGGTGGAACCCCTGCTCATCGCCAAGCTGCAGGGCCGGCTCACGCCTGGGCAGCATGCCGACTACGAGGCCAACATCGCCCGGCAGGCGGAGATGGCCCGCCTGGGCGCCAACCCGCGCGACGTGGTGACCGTGGACGACGAGTTCCACCACCTGCTCTACACCCACACCGGTAACGAGCTGGTGTGGGAGGCCAACCGCATGGTGTCGGCGCAGTTCGACCGTGTGCGCTACATGGGCCTGGTCCTGGGCTACGAGCACCTCATGGTGGGGGAGCACGACTTCCTCCTCGACATCCTCGAGACCGGCGACGTGCCCGTGGTGGATATCTACGACATGGTGGACGCCCATCTCAAGGGTTATCGCCGCTTCATCGACCGCCTGACGGCGGACCACCCCGACTACTTCGCCTAGGGGCCTTCGTTTCCCGGGGCCGCGGCGCCCGCATCGGCGGAGGCAATTCGAACGGGGGTGTGTATCTGGCGATACACACCCCCGTTCTCAGATGCCTCCTTATGATGCGGGCGCCGCGGCCTGAGCTGTGACCCCGTTGCTCCACCTGGGAGATGTCGAACCTTCGTCCCGTTGGTCGGACACCTCGGGTGTCACACGCCGCCGTGGCGCGTCGTTCCCGGCAGCGAGCGCCTACCGCACCAGGGCCGCCGCCTCGCGCACCAGGCGCTCCACGGTGGCGAAGTCGCCGGCGGCCACCACGTCGGCCGGGGCCACCCAGGTGCCGCCCACGCAGAAGACGTTGGGGGCGTCCAGGTACTCGTGGGCGTTGCCCGGCTTCACGCCGCCGGTGCACATGAACTTGACGCCGGGGAAGGGGCCGTTCATGGCGTGCAGCATGGCGGTGCCGCCCACCACGGAGGCGGGGAAGAGCTTCACATGGTCCACGCCCAGGTCGATGGCGCGCACGACCTCGCTCGGGGTGGCGAGGCCCGGAACCACGGGGACCTCGTGGCGCACGCACCAGCGCACGGAGTCCTCGGCGATGCCCGGGCTCACGATGAACTTGGCGCCGGTCTCCACGGCGGCCTCGGTGGTGGGCACGTCGATGACGGTGCCGGCGCCCACGAGCAGGTCGGGCACCTCCTCTGCCATGCGGCGGATGCACTCGGCGGCGCAGGGCGTGCGGAACGTGACCTCGGCCGCGGGCAGTCCGCCGGCCACGAGGGCGCGGCCCAGGGGCACGGCGAACTCCGGGTTGTCGATGGTGATGACGGGGATGATGCCGATCTGCTCGAACCGGTCGAGCACGGCGGTGACTGCGGGGTTGTCCTTGTACATGCTTACTCCTTGACGGGGGTGTGGGCCGGGTCGGCCATGAAGGCGTCGAGCTGCTCGCGGGTGGGCAGCCCCTCGTTGTCGCCGCGGCTGGTGAGCTGGATGGCGCCGATGGCGCAGCCGCGCGTGACGGCCTGCTCAACGTCCTGGCCCTCGAGCAGGGCCGAGATGACGCCGGCCGCGAAGCCGTCGCCGGCGCCCACGGTGTCCACGATCTCGTCTACCTGGAAGCCGGGCACATAGCCCTCGCGCCCGTCCTCGCAGGCGTAGTAGGCGCCGTCGGCCCCCAGTTTCACCACCACGAGCTTGGAGCCGGCCTCGAGGTAGCGGGCCGCGGCCTCGCGCTCGTCGCGGGTGCCGAGGAGCACCTCGCACTCGTTGATGCCGGGCAGGAAGATGTCGGACAGCGCCGCCAGAGTGTTGGTGGTCTCGACCATGGTCCGAGTGTCGGGCCAGAGCTGCGGGCGCAGGTTGCAGTCGAACGACACGGTCACGCCGGCGTCTCGGGCCTTGCCCATGAGGTCGAGGGTGGCGGCGCGGCAGAGGTCGGAGAGGGCCGGCAGGATGCCGGTGAGGTGCACCATGGCGCACTCGGACAGGTCGATGCCGGCGAGGTCCTCGGGGGAGAGGGTGCTGGCGGCGGAGCCTGCGCGGAAGTAGTAGATCTCGGGGTCGCCCTCGGTCACCTGGCTCTTGAGCATGAAGCCCGTGTTGCGCTCGTCGGTCTTGATCACCATCTTGGTGTCGATGCCGATCTCGTCCATGGACTTGACGATGCGGGCCCCGAAGGGGTCGGGGCCGAGCTTGGTGAGGAAGGCCGCCTCGTGCCCCAGGCGGGTGAGGCCCACGGCAACGTTGAACTCGGCCCCGGCCACGGCAAACGTGTAGCTGCCCACCGAGTCGAGCGGGCCGGGGTTGTCGGCGATGAACAGGCCCATGGGCTCACCCACGAGCAGGACCTTGTCGGACATGGTGCGACTCCTTTCGCATAGGTGCCCCTCTGGGCTCAGCGCTTATATATTTCCACTCATGGGGAGCGATGGGGACGAGAATCGCGGTTTTTTGCCAAAGGCCCCTCATTTTTCTGTGAACGTTATCGCGTGAGAACAACCTGAAAAGAAGCGAGCTGAGAAGCCCATAAAACCACAGTTGAAATGACGTAGATGCTAGGAACTGTCCAGCATCTATAAATGATATTGAAAAAGAGCTCGAACTACCGTCCACGGAGGGAAATATACCGTCTGCCGTCTGAACCACACCTAAGGGGACATGCATAGAAATATATAACCAGACACCGGGCCTGGCCGACACAGGCCCGCGACCCCAGAGGAGGAACAGATGACTTCCCTTTTCGACCTCACCGGCAAGAAGGCCATCGTCACCGGAGGCACCCGCGGTCTCGGCCGCGGCATCGCCGAGGGCCTCATGGAGGCCGGCGCCTCCGTCACCATCTTCGGCACCGGCGAGTCCGCCAAGACCGTGGCCGACGAGTTCTGCAAGAAGGGCTTCGACTGCCGCGGCATCATCGTGGACATCGGCGACCGCGTGGCGTGCAAGGAGGCCTACGACGAGGCCGTGGCTGCCATGGACGGCCTCGACATCCTCGTCAACTGCGCCGGCGTGCAGTCCCGCCACCCCTCCGAGGAGTTCCCCTTCGAGGACTGGGACTGGGTCATCAACGTGAACCTCAACGCCACGTTCGAGCTCTGCCAGCTGGCCGGCAACACCTTCATCGCCCAGGGTCACGGCAAGATCATCAACCTCGCCTCCATGCTCTCCTTCTTCGGCGGCTTCACCGTCCCGGCCTACGCCGCCTCCAAGGGCGCCGTCGCGCAGCTCACCAAGGCCCTCTGCAACGAGTGGGCCTCCAAGGGCATCAATGTCAACGCCATCGCCCCCGGGTACATGGCCACCGACATGAACGCCGCCCTCACCGACCCCGAGAACCCCCGCTACAAGGAGATCACCGACCGCATCCCGGCCCACCGCTGGGGCACCGGCGACGACATGAAGGGCGCCGCGATCTTCCTGGCCTCCGCCGCCTCCGACTACCTCAACGGCGCGGTCATCCCCGTCGACGGCGGCTACCTCGTCAAGTAGGCCCCCCTGAACAAGCCCCCGGAAGGAGCCCCTGGACCATGCAGGTCATCATCACCGACAACGATCACGCCGACATCGACACCGAGCGCCGCATCCTGGAGGAGGCCGACGTGCCCTTCCGCCTCGAGCAGTGCGCCACCGAGGACGACGTCATCGAGCGCTGCGCCGACGGCGAGATCTTCCTCAACCAGTACGCCCCCATCACGCGCCGCGTCGTGGAGGCCCTGCCCAACCTCAAGCTCGTGGTGCGCTACGGCGTGGGCGTCAACAACGTGGACGTCGAGGCCTGCACCGAGCACGGCGTGCAGGTGGAGAACGTGCCCGACTACGGCATGAACGAGGTGGCCGACCAGGCCATCGCCCTCATGATGGCCCTCCTGCGCAAGGTGGTCCTCATGAACGACCGTACCAAGACCGAGGGCTGGGACTACACCCGCTCGGTGCCCGTGCACCGCCTCTCCGAGCTCACCTGCGGCGTCATTGGCCTCGGCCGCATCGGCCGCGAGTTCGCCAAGCGCGCCCACGCTCTGGGCATGAAGGTGATCGGCTACGACCCCTACTTCACCCCCGGCGAGGAGTTCTCCTTCGTGGAGCAGGTGGACCTCGACGACCTCATGGGCCGCTCCGACGTCATCTCCGTGCACTGCCCGCCCGAGCACGCCATGGACATGTTCAACAAGGACGCCTTCGCCCGCATGAAGGACACCGCCTACCTCATCAACGTGGCCCGCGGCGGCATCGTCAACGAGGCCGACCTCGAGGTGGCCCTCACCGAGGGGCAGATCGCCGGCGCCGCCCTCGACTGCATGGAGAACGAGCCCGCGGCCCCGGGCAACCCCCTGTTCGCCCACGAGAACCTCCTCGTCACGCCCCACATGGCCTGGTACTCCGAGGAGGCCGCCGACGAGCTCAACACCAAGGTGGCCGAGGAGGCCGTGGCCTTCGCCTGCGGCGAGCCCATCCGCTACCCCGTCAACCACCTGGACTAACCCCGAGGAGGACCCATGCGCAAGCGCATCCCCATCCTGGTCGTGGGCACGGTGACCCTGCTGTTCCTCGGCCTCATCTACGGCTACTCCGTGGTCATGGCACCGCTCAAGGCCCAGTTCGATTGGTCGGTCTCGGGCATGACCACCATCTTCGCCCTGTCCATGATCGCCTTCACCGTGGGCAACCTCGTGGCCGGCAAGCTCCTCAAGCGCCATAACGTGCGGTTCGTCATGACCGTGGCCATCGCGTTCCTGCTCGTGGGCTTCGTGGGCTCCGCCTTCGCCGACGGTGCCTCCAGCCTGCCGATGGTGTGGCTCACCTACGGCATCGTGGCCTCGGTGGGCATCGGCTTCGTCTACAACGTCATCGTCCCCACCGTCACGGCCTGGTTCCCCGACAAGACCGGCATGGCCCAGGGCATCTGCCTCATGGGTTACGGCTTGGGCGGCTTCGTCCTCGGCCCCGTGCTCACCCAGCTCTACGCCGTGACCGACTGGCGCATCGTGTTCGTGGCCATGGCCGTGATCTTCTCGGCCCTCGTGTTCGCGAGCTCCATCGTGATCCACATGCCCACCCCCGAGGAGGCCGCCGCGCTGCCCGCCTCCAAGGCTGAGGGCGACAACGCCGGCAACGCCGCCGGCACCCAGGACGTGCCCACGTCGGGGCTCTTCCGCGACCCCACGTTCTACCTCTTCTACCTGTGGATGTTCCTGCTCGGCGCCGTGGGCATGGCCACCACCGGCATCGGCCGCGAGTTTCCCACGAGCCTGGGCGCCGACGCCGTGACCGCCGCCTTCGTCATCGGCTTCGTCAACATTGGCAGCGGCCTCGGGCGCCTCATCGGCGGCACCCCGCTCGACCGCATCGGCCGCGCCCCGTTCATGGTGGGCACTGCCTGCCTCTCCATCGCCGGCGCGCTGATCATGCTGGCGGCCCAGGTCGCCGGCTCCATCGCCGTCCAGGTGGCGGGATGCCTGGTCACCGGCCTCGCCTGGGGCGCGGTCATCGTCACCATGGCCTTCGTGGTGCGCAAGGTGTGGGGCCAGGCCAACTTCGCCGAGAACCTGGCCGTCGTGAACTCCTACGGCATCTTCGCCGCCCTCGTGGGCTCCATCGGCTCCGGCGTGCTGCTCCAGGCCGTGGGCTCCCTGGCCACGGTGCTCGTGGTCATGGCCTGCTTCGGCGTCGTGGGCCTGGTGGACGCCCTGGTCCTCAACGCCCACCGCTCCAAGGTGGCCCGCCTCAAGGCCGCCCACGCCGGCGCCCGGGCGGAGTAGGGGAGGCCCCGGCCCCGTGCCGCCGTCCCCGTCCCGCCCACGTTCGACCCCTCGCAACCAACCCCGTAAGGAGGTCCCCATGAAAGACGAGAAGTGCGCCTACTGCATGGCCTGGGACGACCCCAGCCTCATGGACGCCTACGGCATCCCCCTGGCCGAGCTCGAGAACTCCAACCTCATCCTGTTCAAGGAGCAGAGCCACCCGGGCCGCGTGATCGTGGCCGCCAAGCAGCATGTGGACGACATCTCCGACCTCACCGAGGACGAGGCCCTGGCCTACATGGCCGACGTCCGCCGCGTGGCCGCCGCCCTCCACAAGGCCTTCGCCCCGCAGAAGATCAACTTCGGCGCCTACGGCGACCTGATGCACCACCTGCACTTCCACCTGGTGCCCAAGTACGAGAACGACGAGTACGAGTGGGGCGACGTCTTTGCCATGAACCCCGGCCGCGTGGCCCTCACCCCCGAGGAGTGCGACGAGCTGGGCAAGAAGATCCTCGCCGCCCTGGAGGACTAGGGCGCTCCGAGACATGAAGCACGGCCGTAGGGGTGCCCCTGGTGACGGGGCACCCCTTCTTTGATCGGGGCCGCGGGCCCACCTGCCGTCAGACGGGGATTCGAAGGGCGGCGCAGCGGGCGGCCCATACCGCGATGGCGACAAGGGCGAACCCGAACACGGTGAAGACGGCGGCGGCACCCCACGCCTGGGCGATGGCCCCGCAGAGGAACGAGGACAGGGAGGCCGTCCCAAAAGAGGCGAGGCTTAGGACGGCCATGGACCGACCTCCTTCCCCCGATTCGACCGACCCGAGGTAGCTGGCGGTGAGAAACGCGGAGGCTTCTCCGGCGGCGGCCCCCGACAGGGCGACCCCTGCGGCTGCCAGCTCGGCGGAGGGGGATGCGGCAACGAGGCAGAGGGCGATCCCCATGACCGTCATGGAAGCCGCCACAACGAGGCCCAGGGGGTGGCGGCCTCTCGACGTGAGGGAGGCGGCGGCCCCTGCCACGGACCCGGCGCCATAGGCCGTCACAAGCAACCCCATGGTCGCCGCCCCCCATCCACGGTAGTCCACGAGGAGCGTTATGCCCGTGGAGAAGGCCCCGGAGCAGACGAGCTCGGATACGGCCACAAGTGCGAGCATGGCTCGGCACGGCCTTTTTTGCATGAGTTCGACGAGCGTTCGCAGGGTTCCCTTTTGAGGGTGGGCGTCGATGTCGTCGGGTCCGGTTCTGGTCGTCACCGAGTTCAAGGCGACGGCGGACAGCGCAAAGCAGGCGCCGATGGCCCCATATACGAGCGCCACGGGCCATTGGGCGAGCATAAGGCCGGCAAGTGCCGGGCCAAGCACCACGCCGCACCGCTGCACCACCGAGAACTGCTTCTGGACCATGGGAACCCGGGAGGGCTCCGCCACTGCCCACGGCATGGATTGGATGGCGGGAAGAAAGATCGCGTCGAAGGCGCCGACAAGGACTGCGGTCATCGCGAGGCCCGTCACGGTCTCGGCGCCAGAGCGAGCTGCGCTAAGACACGCGATGAAAATCACCGCCGCCTTGAGAGCGCTGGATATGGTCGCGACCCTTTTTGTCCCAAAGCGGTCTGCGAGCATTCCTCCGGGGAGCAGGAGCAGGGCTCTTGGGAGGCTGCCGATGCCCATGACCGTACCCACGACCATCGGGTCCGGGGTCAATGCGGCCGCATACCACGACAGGCTGAGGTAATAGGCTTGGTCCGCCAGCAGTCCGACCGCATAGGACCCGAGCCATCGGGCCGTGTTCTTGGGTAGGGTCATCGGTCTTTCCCTTGTGCGGGTTTTTGCGAGCGTCTCTCTCGGGTGCCGTATCCTCATGGTAGGGTGTCTTTCAAATAAAGACAATATGTGTTGCACATATACTTCTCGGAGGGGCTCCATGGAAGGAAAGAGGGACGTCCATCTGCGACTCAGGGCGCTCGGCAATGCGGAGCGGTTGCGCGTGCTGGCGTTTTTGCGAAACGCGGGGGAGGCCACTGTCGGCGATGTGGCAAAGGCGCTCTCCATCGCTCCGGGAAGCGCGAGTTACCACATTGGCTGCCTGGTCGACGGGGGGCTTGTGGAGAGGGCCGAGCGCCCTGATGGCGATAAGAGAAAAAGCTGGTGGCGAGCGGTTGATGGGGAGAGCCGGTTGGAAGGGCACGAGGAGGCCTCTTTGTTCCAGGCCGCAAACAGCGCCTATGGAGACGCCTACGACCGGTATCTGGCAAGCAAAGACAACTTGTCCGACGCCTGGATCGAGGCCGAGGTGGGGGTGGACACGGTTCTTGCCCTCACAGTTGATGAGGCTGCCTTGCTCAAGGAGGAGCTGGAGTCCTTTGTGCGGCGATGGATTGAGGCGAACAAAAAGACGGCTGCGGCCCAAGGAGAGGAGCGTGGGCAGGTCGCCCTTGTGGTGAGGGCGTTCCGCTGGATCCCGTAGGGCGCTCTACCTGCGCCCCGCCCACCCCCTGCGCCTGAAAGCGATTGAGGGCACTCCCAATCAGGCGCAGGGGGCATGACGGGAGCGGGTTACTCGCTCGTTGGCTCAACGCGCAGGTCCCATCCGATGGTCTCGCCGCTTGTTGTTGGGCTATCGCTTGCTGCCGAGGCTCTAGCTGTCAAAGCGTTCCAAGGGCGTGCCGAGCAGCGCCCCGGCTTCGTCGTAGCCTTTGGCGAGCTCCCAGCCGCTTACGTAACCGGAGGTGTCCGAGGGATAGAGGTGTGTCCATGTGATGATGTCGCCCTTCTCCAGGGTCGCCATGACGTCTTGAACTGACGGCTCGTCGGTTTTGAATGTCACGAGCACGCAGATGCCTTTGTTGAGGGAGTGGCTGTCCAGCACTCTCGCAACTACCAGGTACTTTTCGTCCTGCACGCCCTTCATTACGACCTCGCCGGTGGATGCAATCTTGACCATGCTGTCGATGCTCGGGCTGGACGAGCAGCTGGGCGGTGGCGAGAAGAGCGCAAGCATCAGGAGGATCACAAGGCCGGCTGCGACAAGAAGGCGCTTCTTGGAAAACGATGCCATGGGTGCAGTCTCCCTCCTCCGTGCGATAGCCCGGGGTCTGCCCCCGTGCCTGAAAGCCGTTGAGGGCGCCCTCAACGGCTTTCAGGCGCGGGGAGTTACTCGCTTGTCGGTTTGACGCGCAGGTCCCACGCAGATATGTAGCCCAGGGTTTCGGGTGCGAGGGTGCTCATCCAGGTGATGAGGGTGCCGGGCGATACGGTTGCGTCAGCTACGGCATTGCGAAACGTCACGAGCACGTAGGAGCCAACCACGAGCCGGGGGCTGTCGAGCACCTTGGCGATCACGAGGAGCTGCTCTCCTTCCCTTTGCGAGAAGACCGCCTCGCCCTCGGATGTTCCGGCCGCTGCACCCTCGCCGCCGGTCTGCGCCTGGGAGGCGTCGCCGTCGCCCGCGTTCGGCGAGCGCGCTGTCTCGGTTTGGGCGCCCTGCCCGCATGAGGCTAGGGCGCCGCCAGCCAACAGGCCGGCAATTGCCATGAGGTGCCGCCGGGAAATGGCCACCACGTTGCCTCCCTCTTTCGTGTGACGGGGGACGGTGCCATCTGTCACGTGCTCTATTTCACTCTACATGAGTTGGCGCAGGGGGGCACGCGCAGTGGCAGGCCCGGGGACAGCGGGATAGCGGCGATGGCGGCAGCGGAGTCGCGGCAGGAGCGCGGCGTCCCGCCCACCCCTAGCAGAGCGTGGGGATCCCCATGGAGGCGATCTGGCCCAGCACCGCCACGTCGCTCTCGTTGGTGACCACGGCCGTGAAGTCCCCGATGGAGGCAAAGCGGTAGCCGGCCCGGTTGGAGAACTTCCAGTCCTCGGCCAGCAGGAACCTGTAGGTGGTGTTCTCTATGGCGCGCTGCTTCACCAGGCCGTCGTCCATGACGTCGGCCATGACGGCGTGCTTTTGCAGCGAGATGCTCGAGCACGAGACGAAGGCCTTCTCAAAGAGGAGCGGCTCGAGCAGGCTGATGGTGGTGGGGCCGGTGAAGCCGCGCATGTCGGGGGAGAGGTACCCGCCGGTGGCCAAGGCCGTTACCTTGGGGTTCTTGGCCAGGACCGTGGGGATGTCGATCATGTTGGTGGTCACGATGCAGCGCTTGTCGCCCGCGGCCAGAAGCTCGGCGATGTAGAGGCAGGTCTTGGAGACGTCCAGGAAGATGGCGTCGCCGTCGGCGATCTCCATGTAGGCGCGGGCGGCCACGGCCCTGCGACTGTGCTCGGCGGAGTCCTCCTCGGCGAGGTCGAGGGCCCCGTGGAGCAGGGCCGCCTCGCTGGCGGGCTCGGGCTCGGGCCGGTCGATCCGGGTGGCGCCGCCGTACTCGCGGCGGCAGAGCCCCTCCGCCGCCAGGACCTTGAGGTCCTTGCGGATGCTATCCACCGAGACGGAGAACCGCTGGGCCAGCTCCTCCACGGTGGCGTGGCCCTCGGCGTCGATGTATGCGGCCATGGCGCGGCGGCGCTCTTTGGGAAACACGGGGCTCCTCAGGCGGTTGGCGGCGGGTTGGGGTGAGAAACCGGGAAAAGCAGACTGTTTCGAGACTCAATTTAGTCTCTGCATGCCGTTTTTTCCAGCTTCTTCCTGATTCATCTACCGTTCATCGTCAAATACCAACCGTTCGCGGGAGAAAACCGGAAGAAACAGGAAAAATCTAGGAAGTCCTGTCATTGTCAGGGCTGTCCAAGCATCATTAAGTTGTCTGAAGAGGAAAGGGGCGCCATGGCCAACGCTATCGAGTCCATGCTCAAGCGCGAGAACGTCCAGATCTGGGAGGGGGCAGACTCCTGGGAGGAGGCCGTGAAGGTGGCCGTCACCCCCCTGGTGGACGGTGGCTTCGTGGAGGACCGCTACATCCAGGGCATCATCGACAACGCCGCCGAGTTCGGCCCGTACTTCGTGATTTGCCCCGACCTCGCCCTTCTCCACGCCCGTCCCGAGCAGGGCGCCCTCAAGACCCAGCTGGCCGTCACGGTCATGCGCGAGCCGGTCTTCTTCAAGCCCGAGGGTCCCGGCGTGCGCGTTCTGGTGACGCTGGCCGCCACCGACTCCAACTCCCACATCGAGGTCATGCGCGAGCTCGCCACGATGTTCTCCGACCCGGCCACCATCGAGGCCGTGGCCTGCGCCGCCGACGCCGACGAGGCCTACCGCCTGTTCGTCGACGACGCTGAGGCGTCTGCCTGACAGGGCATCATCCGGCCTCCGGGCCGGCAGCCATAGGAAACGTGTAAGGAACCAACGCGACAAGAAAGGAGACGGATGATGGCAGTGCTCGACTTCTTCGTCAACATCCTGTCCACTCCGGCGATCCTCGTCGGCCTCCTCTCGCTCATCGGCCTCGTGCTTCAGAAGAAGCCCGTCGAGGACGTCGTGAGCGGCACCATCAAGACCATCGTGGGCTTCCTGGTGCTCTCCGCCGGCGCCGCCTACCTCCAGAGCGGCTCCCTGCTCGCCTTCGGCGAGGTCTTCAACTACGCCTTCAACATGCAGGGCGTCGTCCCCAACAACGAGGCCGTCGTGTCCATGGCCCTCAAGGACTTCGGTCAGGCCACGGCCATCATCATGTGCCTGGGCATGGTGCTCAACATCGTGCTCGCCCGCTTCTCCCGCATGCCCTACATCTTCCTCACCGGCCACCACACCCTGTACATGGCCTGCATGCTCGCCGTCGTGCTCTCCATCGGCGGCCTCGAGGGCTGGGGCCTCTACGTGGCCGGCGGCTGCGTGCTCGGCCTGATCATGGTGCTCTCGCCGTTCTTCTGCCAGTTCACCTTCCGCAAGGTCACCGGCACCGACGCCATCGCCCTCGGCCACTTTGGCGGCATCGGCTACGCCATCTCCGGCTGGGTGGGCAAGTTCTTCGAGGGCGGCACCTCCACCGAGGACATCAACTTCCCCAAGCGACTCACCTTCCTGCGTGACACCGTGGTCTCCATCTCCATCACCATGATGGTGTTCTTCATCGTCGTCACCGGTGTGGCCGTGGGCCGCGGCATCCTCGACGCCGACCCCACCCAGTTCCAGTACCTGAACGATCTCCTCAACGTGGGCACCGAGACCCACACCAACTGGCTCGTCTGGGCCCTCACTTCCGGCATGGCCTTCGCCGGCGGCGTGTACATCATCCTCTCCGGCGTGCGTCTCGTCGTGGGCGAGATCGTCCCCGCCTTCAAGGGCATCGCCACCAAGCTCGTGCCCGGCGCCGTGCCCGCCATCGACTGCCCCGTCGCGTTCCCCTATGCCCCCAACGCCGTCATCATCGGCTTCCTGGTCTCCTTCGTGGCCGGCATCGTGGGCCTCGTGATCCTCGGCGCCATCAA
This genomic window contains:
- a CDS encoding DeoR/GlpR family DNA-binding transcription regulator, which codes for MFPKERRRAMAAYIDAEGHATVEELAQRFSVSVDSIRKDLKVLAAEGLCRREYGGATRIDRPEPEPASEAALLHGALDLAEEDSAEHSRRAVAARAYMEIADGDAIFLDVSKTCLYIAELLAAGDKRCIVTTNMIDIPTVLAKNPKVTALATGGYLSPDMRGFTGPTTISLLEPLLFEKAFVSCSSISLQKHAVMADVMDDGLVKQRAIENTTYRFLLAEDWKFSNRAGYRFASIGDFTAVVTNESDVAVLGQIASMGIPTLC
- a CDS encoding PTS sugar transporter subunit IIA, which gives rise to MANAIESMLKRENVQIWEGADSWEEAVKVAVTPLVDGGFVEDRYIQGIIDNAAEFGPYFVICPDLALLHARPEQGALKTQLAVTVMREPVFFKPEGPGVRVLVTLAATDSNSHIEVMRELATMFSDPATIEAVACAADADEAYRLFVDDAEASA
- a CDS encoding PTS ascorbate transporter subunit IIC; protein product: MAVLDFFVNILSTPAILVGLLSLIGLVLQKKPVEDVVSGTIKTIVGFLVLSAGAAYLQSGSLLAFGEVFNYAFNMQGVVPNNEAVVSMALKDFGQATAIIMCLGMVLNIVLARFSRMPYIFLTGHHTLYMACMLAVVLSIGGLEGWGLYVAGGCVLGLIMVLSPFFCQFTFRKVTGTDAIALGHFGGIGYAISGWVGKFFEGGTSTEDINFPKRLTFLRDTVVSISITMMVFFIVVTGVAVGRGILDADPTQFQYLNDLLNVGTETHTNWLVWALTSGMAFAGGVYIILSGVRLVVGEIVPAFKGIATKLVPGAVPAIDCPVAFPYAPNAVIIGFLVSFVAGIVGLVILGAINASLVPVALILPGVVPHFFCGATAGVFGNARGGIKGCVAGSFVHGLLITFLPALCMPVFTALGFTSATFSDFDFSILGIAFGNLAQIVPGMPLLIICVVCYLAPIVYNFVAPKKAEEAK